The following proteins are encoded in a genomic region of Gemmatimonadota bacterium:
- the queA gene encoding tRNA preQ1(34) S-adenosylmethionine ribosyltransferase-isomerase QueA, whose translation MSALAPGARVSDYDYALDPSRIARYPTERRDASRLLVVPRAGGDLRHGVFTDLVDLVQPDDLLVVNESRVLKARLRGHKPSGAPAEVLLLQPRAVGSEVLWEALVRPGGKLKPGRTVVVADDLTVDIVDSTADGGRLVRLRTPLPLEQALERHGRLPLPPYLEREAEDSDLERYQTVYARVAGSVAAPTAGLHFTETLLADLAERGVETAPVVLHVGPGTFRPVEGDDPAAHPMHTERWSIPPATADALARCRARGGRVWAVGTTVTRTLESAAGPDGRVQAGEGETRLFIRPPYPFRVVDALITNFHLPRSTLLMLVAALAGYERIMDAYAEAVRSGYRFYSYGDAMAIV comes from the coding sequence GTGAGCGCGCTCGCCCCCGGAGCGCGCGTCTCCGACTACGACTACGCGCTCGACCCTTCCCGCATCGCCCGGTATCCCACCGAACGTCGCGACGCGAGCCGCCTGCTCGTGGTCCCGCGCGCCGGCGGGGACCTGCGTCACGGCGTCTTCACGGACCTGGTGGACCTGGTGCAGCCCGACGATCTGCTCGTGGTGAACGAGAGTCGTGTGCTGAAGGCCCGCCTGCGGGGCCACAAGCCCAGTGGCGCGCCCGCCGAGGTGCTGCTGCTGCAGCCGCGCGCGGTCGGGAGCGAGGTCCTGTGGGAGGCGCTGGTGCGCCCGGGCGGGAAGCTCAAGCCGGGTCGCACGGTGGTCGTGGCGGACGATCTGACCGTGGACATCGTCGACTCCACGGCGGACGGGGGCCGTCTCGTCCGCCTGCGGACGCCCCTGCCGCTGGAGCAGGCGCTCGAGCGCCACGGCCGGCTGCCGCTCCCGCCCTACCTGGAGCGCGAGGCGGAGGACAGCGACCTGGAACGGTACCAGACGGTCTACGCGCGCGTGGCCGGATCGGTGGCGGCGCCCACGGCAGGCCTGCACTTCACGGAGACGCTGCTGGCCGACCTGGCGGAACGCGGCGTGGAGACCGCCCCCGTGGTGCTGCACGTGGGCCCCGGGACGTTCCGGCCGGTGGAGGGCGACGATCCCGCCGCGCATCCCATGCACACGGAGCGGTGGAGCATCCCCCCCGCGACGGCGGACGCGCTCGCGCGCTGCCGCGCGCGGGGTGGGCGGGTGTGGGCGGTGGGGACCACCGTCACGCGCACCCTGGAGAGCGCGGCAGGTCCCGATGGCCGCGTGCAGGCGGGGGAAGGGGAGACGCGCCTGTTCATCCGACCTCCGTATCCCTTCCGGGTGGTGGACGCCCTGATCACCAACTTCCACCTGCCGCGGTCCACCCTGCTGATGCTCGTTGCGGCGCTGGCCGGGTACGAGCGCATCATGGACGCCTACGCGGAGGCCGTGCGCAGCGGCTACCGCTTCTATTCCTACGGCGACGCGATGGCGATCGTATGA
- the tgt gene encoding tRNA guanosine(34) transglycosylase Tgt encodes MSGFSFTVEGRAERARAGTLRTPHGPVTTPRFMPVGTVGAVKTLSPAEVEGVGASMILANTYHLYLRPGHALVRELGGLHAFMRWDGPILTDSGGFQVFSLSKIRRIHEDGVVFQSHIDGSTHELTPERAVDIQRALGADVMMAFDECPPGGSSREETRRANERTARWLERCQARFQALTAEGDGPEQALFPIVQGNVYDDLRRASVRDILSAVPGSSGYAIGGLSVGEAKPDMWRTLDVLDDALPEGSARYLMGVGYPDDLLEAIARGCDLFDCVAPTRNARHGTAWTRAEGQVNLKAARFKADTRPIDPGCDCAACARFDRAYLRHLIVCGESFAHRLLSLHNLRFLIRLTEEARQRVLEGSFAAWSRAWLERYRGEAG; translated from the coding sequence ATGAGCGGGTTCTCCTTCACCGTGGAGGGTCGTGCGGAGCGCGCCCGCGCGGGTACGCTGCGCACACCCCACGGACCCGTGACGACCCCGCGGTTCATGCCGGTGGGCACGGTAGGGGCGGTCAAGACGCTGTCGCCGGCGGAGGTGGAGGGCGTGGGGGCGAGCATGATCCTCGCCAACACCTATCACCTGTACCTGCGCCCCGGCCACGCCCTCGTGCGCGAGCTGGGCGGTCTGCACGCCTTCATGCGCTGGGATGGCCCCATCCTCACGGACTCGGGAGGCTTCCAGGTCTTCTCGCTGTCGAAGATCCGGCGCATCCACGAGGACGGCGTCGTCTTCCAGAGCCACATCGACGGATCCACGCACGAGCTCACGCCCGAGCGCGCCGTCGACATCCAGCGCGCGCTCGGCGCCGACGTCATGATGGCCTTCGACGAGTGCCCGCCCGGGGGATCCAGCCGCGAGGAGACCCGGCGCGCCAACGAGCGCACGGCCCGCTGGCTCGAGCGGTGCCAGGCGCGCTTCCAGGCCCTGACCGCCGAGGGCGACGGACCGGAGCAGGCGCTCTTTCCGATCGTACAGGGCAACGTCTACGACGACCTGCGGCGCGCGTCCGTGCGCGACATCCTGTCGGCCGTACCGGGATCCTCCGGCTACGCGATCGGCGGGCTGTCCGTCGGCGAGGCGAAGCCCGACATGTGGCGCACGCTGGACGTGCTCGACGACGCGCTCCCCGAGGGCTCGGCGCGGTACCTCATGGGCGTCGGCTATCCGGACGATCTGCTCGAGGCCATCGCCCGCGGCTGCGACCTGTTCGACTGCGTCGCGCCCACCCGCAACGCCCGGCACGGTACCGCCTGGACGCGCGCGGAGGGCCAGGTCAACCTGAAGGCGGCCCGCTTCAAGGCGGACACGCGGCCCATCGACCCCGGATGTGATTGTGCTGCCTGTGCCCGCTTCGACCGCGCCTACCTGCGTCACCTGATCGTCTGCGGCGAGAGCTTCGCCCACCGGCTCCTGTCGCTGCACAACCTGCGCTTCCTGATCCGCCTCACCGAGGAGGCCCGCCAGCGGGTGCTGGAGGGTTCCTTCGCGGCCTGGAGCCGCGCGTGGCTGGAACGCTACCGCGGGGAGGCGGGGTAG
- the yajC gene encoding preprotein translocase subunit YajC, which produces MNVTALLMLAQPREGANGAIVFLVQMVLFFLILYWLFIRPQRKEQERFKAMVEAIKKGDEVVTTGGVIGTVVHVADDRLTIKSGESRLVIERARIGRILGKDSAEAASGT; this is translated from the coding sequence GTGAACGTCACCGCACTGCTGATGCTGGCCCAGCCTCGCGAAGGCGCCAACGGCGCCATCGTGTTCCTGGTCCAGATGGTGCTCTTCTTCCTGATCCTCTATTGGCTGTTCATCCGGCCGCAGCGGAAGGAGCAGGAGCGCTTCAAGGCCATGGTCGAGGCGATCAAGAAGGGAGACGAGGTCGTCACCACCGGGGGCGTGATCGGCACCGTGGTGCACGTGGCCGACGACCGCCTGACCATCAAGTCGGGGGAGTCGCGTCTCGTGATCGAGCGCGCCCGGATCGGGCGCATCCTGGGCAAGGACTCCGCCGAAGCGGCGTCCGGGACGTAG
- the def gene encoding peptide deformylase has product MAIRSIRLLGDPVLRQPAADVDAFDEALADLVEDMWETMYHADGIGLAAPQIGISQRILVVDVRRSDEEAPGPLALVNPRVVTSSKENDKAPEGCLSIPGLEDVVTRPTAIRVEAVDVEGRAVELEADGLFARALQHEIDHLDGVLFIDRLSPLKRRLLLEKWKKLQDDDG; this is encoded by the coding sequence ATGGCCATCCGCTCGATCCGCCTCCTGGGCGATCCCGTCCTCCGGCAGCCCGCCGCCGACGTGGACGCCTTCGACGAGGCCCTGGCCGACCTGGTCGAGGACATGTGGGAGACCATGTACCATGCGGACGGGATCGGCCTGGCGGCCCCGCAGATCGGGATCTCGCAGCGGATCCTGGTGGTCGACGTCCGGCGGTCGGACGAAGAGGCGCCGGGCCCGCTGGCGCTGGTGAACCCACGGGTCGTGACGAGCAGCAAGGAGAACGACAAGGCCCCCGAGGGCTGCCTCAGCATCCCGGGGCTCGAGGACGTGGTGACGCGCCCGACCGCCATCCGGGTGGAGGCGGTGGACGTGGAGGGGCGCGCGGTCGAGCTGGAGGCGGACGGGCTCTTCGCGCGGGCCCTACAGCACGAGATCGACCACCTGGACGGCGTCCTCTTCATCGACCGTCTGAGCCCGCTCAAGCGCCGGCTCCTGCTGGAGAAGTGGAAGAAGCTCCAGGACGACGACGGATGA
- the fmt gene encoding methionyl-tRNA formyltransferase produces the protein MRVVFWGTPEFALASLLAVESEGHHIAGVVTQPDRPAGRGRKLTPSPVRARAEQEGYRVFTPERPRGDDFLYELSQLQPDVFVVVAYGHILRPEVLDLPPRGCINVHASLLPELRGAAPIHRAIARGDERTGVTIMRLVPEMDAGPILHQAEERIGPSDTTTVLSARLAELGAELLVETLALLEAGMAEEREQDHTRATFAPKIDRATARIDWSRPASELDRHVRAMDQAPGAWTELDAQPLKLFTPVPSPDTEAGAPPGTVVIADPQAGLVVACGEGRLGLREVQPAGRARMPALDWLRGRGVEAGQRFQ, from the coding sequence ATGAGGGTCGTCTTCTGGGGCACGCCGGAGTTCGCGCTCGCGTCGCTGCTGGCGGTCGAGAGCGAAGGACACCACATCGCCGGTGTGGTGACGCAGCCGGACCGGCCCGCCGGACGCGGACGCAAGCTGACGCCCTCTCCCGTGCGCGCCCGCGCCGAGCAGGAGGGCTACCGCGTCTTCACACCCGAGCGTCCACGCGGCGACGACTTCCTGTACGAGCTGAGCCAGCTGCAGCCGGACGTGTTCGTGGTCGTGGCCTACGGGCACATCCTGCGTCCGGAGGTGCTGGACCTCCCTCCGCGTGGCTGCATCAACGTGCACGCCTCGCTGCTCCCGGAGCTGCGCGGGGCGGCGCCGATCCACCGGGCCATCGCCCGGGGCGATGAACGCACCGGTGTGACCATCATGCGCCTGGTGCCCGAGATGGACGCGGGACCGATCCTGCATCAGGCCGAGGAGCGCATCGGTCCGAGCGACACGACGACCGTGCTGTCGGCGCGGCTGGCCGAGCTCGGTGCCGAGCTCCTGGTGGAGACCCTGGCGCTCCTGGAGGCGGGGATGGCCGAGGAGCGCGAGCAGGATCACACGCGGGCGACGTTCGCGCCCAAGATCGACCGCGCCACGGCCCGGATCGACTGGTCCCGCCCCGCATCCGAGCTGGACCGCCACGTGCGGGCGATGGATCAGGCCCCCGGCGCCTGGACCGAGCTCGACGCCCAGCCCCTCAAGCTCTTCACCCCGGTCCCGTCGCCGGATACCGAGGCCGGTGCCCCACCGGGGACGGTGGTGATCGCGGACCCGCAGGCCGGGCTGGTGGTGGCGTGCGGCGAAGGGCGTCTGGGGTTGCGGGAGGTCCAGCCGGCGGGCCGGGCCCGGATGCCGGCGCTGGACTGGCTGCGCGGGCGCGGTGTGGAGGCGGGCCAGCGCTTCCAGTGA
- a CDS encoding thiamine phosphate synthase, with protein MIPRLHLIAGAATLRAPGWEAQMQALATRRDGRIAVHLRAPDLPGGALQAAAARFRAAYPHLPLWINDRVDVAAAVGADGVQLGQGSLAVDEARACLPPSVTVGASVHDVAEATAGRVADADLLVVGTVYASASHPGRPGAGPALLERIARVDGRPLVAIGGVTPARVAEVRAAGAWGVAVQRGVWEAPDPLAAVDAYLDCLLR; from the coding sequence GTGATCCCGCGCCTCCATCTCATCGCGGGGGCCGCCACGCTGCGCGCACCCGGCTGGGAGGCGCAGATGCAGGCGCTCGCCACGCGCCGGGACGGCCGGATCGCGGTGCACCTGCGGGCACCGGATCTCCCGGGTGGGGCCCTGCAGGCCGCGGCGGCCCGGTTCCGCGCGGCCTATCCGCACCTGCCCCTGTGGATCAACGACCGGGTGGACGTGGCGGCGGCCGTGGGTGCCGACGGCGTGCAGCTGGGGCAGGGCTCGCTGGCCGTCGACGAGGCCCGCGCGTGCCTTCCCCCGAGCGTGACGGTGGGCGCGTCGGTGCACGACGTGGCCGAGGCCACCGCCGGGCGCGTGGCCGACGCCGACCTCCTGGTGGTGGGCACCGTGTACGCGAGCGCGTCCCACCCGGGCCGCCCCGGCGCCGGGCCCGCGCTCCTGGAGCGGATCGCGCGTGTGGACGGGCGCCCGCTGGTCGCGATCGGAGGCGTCACGCCCGCGCGCGTCGCGGAGGTGCGGGCGGCGGGCGCCTGGGGCGTGGCCGTGCAGCGCGGCGTGTGGGAGGCGCCCGATCCCCTGGCCGCCGTCGACGCCTACCTGGATTGCCTCCTTCGTTAG
- the thiS gene encoding sulfur carrier protein ThiS: MSDDTTTIPVRVNGTERAVPAGLSVHQLLEHFELVPGTVVVERNKRILRREDYPAEPVERGDELELVHFVGGG, translated from the coding sequence ATGAGCGACGACACGACGACCATCCCGGTCCGCGTGAACGGGACCGAGCGGGCCGTGCCGGCCGGGCTGAGCGTGCATCAGTTGCTGGAGCACTTCGAGCTCGTGCCCGGCACGGTGGTGGTGGAGCGCAACAAGCGCATCCTCCGCCGCGAGGACTATCCGGCCGAGCCGGTGGAACGGGGCGACGAGCTCGAGCTCGTCCACTTCGTGGGGGGAGGATGA
- a CDS encoding thiazole synthase, giving the protein MTEAVQERRPDTTDARDRITIGDRTFGSRLIVGTGKYSDNATMVAALRASGTAMVTVAVRRVDLDRSQEEGILHHLDPAEFFLLPNTAGCFTAEEAVRYARLGRAAGLGDFVKLEVIGDQTTLLPDTTATLEAARTLVAEGFQVMAYTNDDLITALRLEDAGCVAVMPLASPIGSGLGVVNPFFIREIKRRASVPIIVDAGVGTASDACVTLEQGVDGVLMNTAIAKADDPVAMADAMRLAVLAGRRAWLAGRMPAREIAVPSSPARGMLD; this is encoded by the coding sequence ATGACCGAAGCCGTGCAGGAACGCCGTCCGGACACGACGGACGCGCGTGACCGGATCACCATCGGCGACCGGACCTTCGGGTCGCGGCTGATCGTGGGGACAGGCAAGTACAGCGACAACGCCACCATGGTGGCCGCGCTGCGGGCCAGCGGCACCGCCATGGTGACGGTGGCCGTGCGGCGTGTCGACCTGGACCGCTCGCAGGAAGAGGGGATCCTGCACCACCTGGATCCGGCCGAGTTCTTCCTGTTGCCGAACACGGCCGGCTGCTTCACCGCGGAGGAGGCCGTGCGCTATGCTCGACTGGGCCGGGCCGCCGGCCTGGGCGACTTCGTGAAGCTCGAGGTCATCGGGGATCAGACGACGCTGCTCCCGGACACCACGGCCACGCTGGAGGCGGCCCGCACCCTCGTGGCCGAGGGATTCCAGGTGATGGCGTACACCAACGACGACCTGATCACGGCGCTGCGGCTGGAAGACGCCGGATGCGTGGCTGTGATGCCGCTGGCCAGCCCCATCGGATCGGGGCTGGGTGTGGTCAACCCGTTCTTCATCCGCGAGATCAAGCGGCGTGCCTCGGTGCCCATCATCGTCGACGCGGGGGTCGGCACCGCCTCGGATGCCTGCGTGACCCTGGAGCAGGGCGTCGACGGCGTGCTCATGAACACGGCCATCGCCAAGGCGGACGATCCCGTCGCCATGGCCGACGCCATGCGGTTGGCCGTGCTGGCCGGCCGTCGGGCCTGGTTGGCCGGGCGCATGCCGGCGCGTGAGATCGCCGTGCCCTCCTCTCCCGCGCGCGGGATGCTCGACTGA
- a CDS encoding transcription antitermination factor NusB encodes MAAFRVLQAVGRGQFLDRALDAERPSERVRAWVQETVYGVERLRGRLDHALARHLDRPPTAVDADLLTVLRIGAYEGTVLDTPHYAALSQAVELARSVSHEGGARLVNAVLRRLLAQGLDEGSVPSRTEDPAGWLSTWGSHPRWLVERWLARWSFADVQALVEADNGRAPVCLSPADGDLEGLLETLWARGVEATPAGHGSGTVVLPPGVRVGPLLEGLPAFVQDPGAALVVQAVEAGDVAWLGDLCAAPGGKALGLAARGVAVRAADRSAARLRLLGESVDRLGMQIPRFVADARRPPFLAAPALLLDAPCTGTGTLRRHPDGRWRLAPDDLEALARLQAGLLDAAADRVTPGGLLVYATCSLEIEENADQVSRFLSRHPDFRLEAPRTVEPALLDERGCLTVLPQRTGFDGAFAARFRRNP; translated from the coding sequence CTGGCGGCGTTCCGGGTGCTGCAGGCCGTCGGGCGCGGGCAGTTCCTGGACCGGGCGTTGGACGCCGAGCGCCCCTCCGAGCGCGTGCGCGCCTGGGTGCAGGAGACCGTCTACGGGGTGGAGCGGCTGCGCGGGCGGCTGGACCACGCGCTCGCCCGCCACCTGGATCGTCCCCCCACCGCCGTGGACGCGGATCTTCTCACGGTGCTCCGGATCGGGGCCTACGAGGGCACCGTCCTCGACACGCCGCACTACGCGGCCCTCTCGCAGGCGGTCGAGCTCGCCCGTTCCGTCTCGCACGAGGGCGGCGCGCGCCTGGTCAACGCGGTGCTGCGGCGCCTTCTCGCGCAGGGGCTCGACGAAGGGAGCGTTCCCTCGCGGACGGAGGACCCCGCGGGCTGGCTGTCCACGTGGGGCTCGCACCCGCGCTGGCTGGTCGAGCGCTGGCTCGCGCGGTGGTCGTTCGCGGACGTCCAGGCGCTGGTCGAGGCGGACAACGGCCGGGCTCCGGTCTGCCTGAGCCCGGCCGACGGCGACCTCGAGGGTCTGCTGGAGACGCTGTGGGCCCGGGGGGTGGAGGCCACACCCGCGGGCCACGGGTCCGGGACGGTGGTCCTCCCGCCCGGGGTCCGCGTGGGCCCGCTCCTGGAGGGTCTGCCCGCCTTCGTGCAGGACCCGGGGGCGGCGCTGGTCGTCCAGGCCGTGGAGGCGGGGGACGTGGCCTGGCTGGGCGATCTGTGCGCCGCGCCGGGGGGCAAGGCGTTGGGCCTCGCCGCACGCGGCGTGGCGGTCCGGGCCGCGGACCGCTCCGCCGCGCGCCTGAGGCTCCTGGGCGAGAGCGTGGACCGGCTGGGGATGCAGATCCCGCGCTTCGTGGCGGATGCGCGCCGTCCCCCCTTCCTCGCGGCGCCTGCGCTGCTGCTGGATGCGCCCTGTACCGGGACCGGCACGCTGCGCCGACACCCGGATGGCCGGTGGCGGTTGGCTCCGGATGACCTCGAGGCGCTGGCGCGGCTCCAGGCCGGGCTCCTGGACGCCGCGGCGGACCGCGTCACCCCGGGGGGCCTTCTGGTGTATGCGACGTGCAGCCTCGAGATCGAGGAGAACGCAGACCAGGTGAGCCGGTTCCTGAGCCGTCATCCCGACTTTAGGTTGGAGGCGCCCAGGACGGTGGAGCCGGCGCTGCTGGACGAGCGCGGATGTCTGACGGTGCTGCCGCAGCGCACCGGATTCGACGGTGCCTTCGCAGCCCGCTTCCGACGGAACCCATGA
- a CDS encoding PASTA domain-containing protein: MKPIRPDKEGGEREHGVIGPRRRRTAAGPTLPRVSWSDLSGRSWVRGAGLGVVGLLLGYLVATQLLFPAPARPADLVEMPDLAGESLPDALARLDGLGLVVTAVDSIKHPTFADGGVFGQSPLPGQRAMPGTEVRLTVSAGRQEVRVPALAGAPLDQARALLEASGFTLEVDSVESSASRGSVVALAPEAGALVELPAQVLVSVSLGPPLVAVPRLVGMSEEEARAALEALGLRISDVEVRFRFGLDQGKVIEQEPAPGREVEEGSAVRLVVGRRAREGGS, translated from the coding sequence ATGAAGCCGATCAGACCGGACAAGGAAGGCGGGGAGCGCGAACACGGCGTGATCGGGCCGCGCCGACGGCGCACGGCCGCGGGCCCGACCCTGCCGCGGGTGTCGTGGTCCGACCTGTCGGGTCGGTCCTGGGTGCGCGGGGCGGGGCTCGGCGTGGTGGGCCTGCTCCTCGGGTACCTCGTGGCCACCCAGCTCCTGTTCCCGGCGCCGGCGCGGCCCGCCGACCTGGTGGAGATGCCCGATCTGGCGGGGGAGTCCCTTCCCGACGCCCTCGCCCGCCTGGACGGCCTGGGGCTGGTGGTGACGGCGGTGGACTCCATCAAGCATCCGACCTTCGCGGACGGGGGCGTGTTCGGCCAGAGCCCCCTGCCGGGGCAGCGGGCCATGCCGGGGACGGAGGTGCGGCTCACGGTCAGCGCCGGCCGCCAGGAGGTCCGCGTCCCCGCGCTCGCGGGCGCTCCGCTGGACCAGGCGCGCGCGCTCCTGGAGGCGTCGGGCTTCACGCTGGAGGTGGACAGCGTCGAGTCGTCGGCCTCGCGCGGGAGCGTGGTGGCCCTGGCACCGGAGGCGGGCGCCCTGGTCGAGCTTCCCGCCCAGGTCCTCGTCTCCGTGAGCCTGGGTCCTCCGCTGGTCGCGGTGCCCCGACTGGTCGGGATGAGCGAAGAAGAGGCGCGCGCGGCGCTCGAGGCGTTGGGGCTGCGCATCTCCGACGTGGAAGTGCGCTTCCGCTTCGGGCTGGACCAGGGCAAGGTGATCGAACAGGAGCCCGCCCCGGGGCGGGAGGTCGAGGAGGGATCGGCGGTCCGCCTGGTGGTGGGGCGCCGTGCCCGCGAAGGAGGAAGCTGA
- a CDS encoding TlpA disulfide reductase family protein, translated as MRPSRVYMLAAGTALVLIAAAWVSRDSFRPVGPGVEAPAFQYPTLDGESLSLEQFRGKVVLVNLWATWCPPCRHEMPSMQRLYDDLRDQPFEILAVSVDARKGEVGPDGREGGDVAAFVEEMGLTFPILLNPSGDIQRAYQTTGLPESFLVGPDGVIRRKVAGGTNWDAPAYREQIARMLDQP; from the coding sequence ATGCGTCCCTCGCGCGTGTACATGCTGGCTGCGGGCACGGCGTTGGTGCTCATCGCCGCCGCCTGGGTCAGCCGGGACTCCTTCCGGCCGGTGGGACCGGGCGTCGAGGCGCCCGCCTTCCAGTATCCCACGCTGGACGGCGAGAGCCTGAGCCTCGAGCAATTCCGCGGCAAGGTGGTGCTGGTGAACCTGTGGGCCACCTGGTGTCCGCCGTGCCGCCACGAGATGCCGTCCATGCAGCGCCTGTACGACGACCTCCGCGACCAGCCGTTCGAGATCCTCGCCGTGAGCGTGGACGCGCGGAAGGGTGAGGTCGGCCCCGACGGGCGGGAAGGCGGGGACGTCGCGGCGTTCGTGGAGGAGATGGGCCTGACCTTTCCCATCCTGCTGAACCCCTCCGGCGACATCCAGCGCGCGTACCAGACCACGGGGCTGCCCGAGTCGTTCCTCGTGGGCCCCGACGGAGTGATCCGACGCAAGGTGGCCGGGGGGACGAACTGGGACGCGCCGGCCTACCGCGAACAGATCGCCCGCATGCTGGACCAGCCGTGA
- the tsaD gene encoding tRNA (adenosine(37)-N6)-threonylcarbamoyltransferase complex transferase subunit TsaD has protein sequence MSGPLVLGIETSCDETSAAVVRGEHTLASLIIHSQDQHAVYGGVVPELAARAHLARIDEVVAAALREARVGFADLDAIGVTTGPGLIGALLVGVTWSRAAAAALGIPLVPVHHMEAHLFGVALDDPTAEPPFVGLLVSGGHTLLLHAEAWGRYTLLGGTRDDAAGEAFDKVAKVLGLGYPGGPRLEALARSGDPRRHPLPRPMLRSDQQPGEADYYDMSFSGLKTATALLVAELDAAGTLPDERPHVAAAFQAAVTDVLVAKTLRALDGAGCTRVVLGGGVSANQFLRERLRAALEPGRTLHTASLRLSLDNGGMVARAAVFHLARGETGSEATADAALAFPGLQTEPFHVPR, from the coding sequence GTGAGCGGGCCGCTCGTGCTGGGCATCGAGACGAGCTGCGACGAGACGTCCGCGGCGGTCGTGCGCGGCGAGCACACGCTCGCGAGCCTGATCATCCACTCCCAGGATCAACACGCCGTCTATGGCGGTGTGGTGCCCGAGCTGGCCGCCCGCGCGCACCTGGCCCGCATCGACGAGGTCGTCGCCGCGGCCCTGCGGGAGGCCCGGGTGGGGTTCGCGGACCTCGACGCGATCGGGGTGACCACGGGACCGGGACTGATCGGCGCGCTGCTCGTGGGGGTGACGTGGAGCCGGGCCGCGGCCGCCGCGCTCGGCATCCCGCTCGTGCCGGTGCACCATATGGAGGCGCACCTGTTCGGGGTGGCGCTCGATGATCCCACCGCCGAGCCCCCGTTCGTCGGGCTCCTGGTGTCGGGGGGCCACACGCTGCTGCTCCATGCGGAAGCGTGGGGTCGCTACACGCTGCTCGGGGGCACGCGCGACGACGCCGCCGGCGAGGCGTTCGACAAGGTGGCCAAGGTGCTCGGCCTCGGGTATCCGGGAGGACCACGCCTCGAGGCGCTGGCGCGGAGCGGGGATCCCCGCCGCCATCCGCTGCCCCGACCCATGCTGCGAAGCGACCAGCAGCCCGGCGAGGCCGACTACTACGACATGTCCTTCTCCGGCCTCAAGACCGCCACGGCGCTGCTCGTCGCGGAGCTCGACGCGGCGGGGACCCTGCCGGACGAGCGGCCGCACGTGGCGGCCGCGTTCCAGGCGGCCGTGACCGACGTGCTGGTCGCGAAGACCCTGCGCGCCCTGGACGGGGCCGGCTGCACGCGCGTGGTGCTCGGAGGCGGCGTCTCCGCCAACCAGTTCCTGCGCGAGCGGCTGCGCGCCGCGCTCGAGCCCGGGCGCACGCTGCACACGGCCTCGCTGCGCCTGTCGCTCGACAACGGGGGGATGGTCGCGCGCGCGGCCGTCTTCCATCTGGCCCGTGGAGAGACCGGGTCCGAGGCGACCGCCGACGCGGCGCTCGCGTTCCCGGGTCTCCAGACCGAACCCTTCCACGTTCCGCGCTGA
- the lgt gene encoding prolipoprotein diacylglyceryl transferase, protein MLPILFRFPDWIPILGGEPITTFGVAMFLAFLTAAWIHRKEMARVGLDPDKTWDLLFSAVVGGILGAKLYYVLLNFDLVLADPRFLFARGGLVWYGGFLLATLLVALHVRRLKLPLPLLADLTAPALALAYAVGRVGCFLVGDDYGRPTASWVGVRFPEGAPPTTVEAIERTFGVQVDPALVERFGQVVPVHPTQLYEVGMSLLIFAFLWRIRVHRHRPGWLFMVWLALAGVERFVVEMFRVKDDRFFGPLTLAQVISIGLLVTGVVGALRLARGASARPATAAT, encoded by the coding sequence GTGCTGCCCATCCTCTTCCGCTTCCCCGACTGGATCCCCATCCTGGGCGGCGAGCCCATCACCACGTTCGGCGTGGCGATGTTCCTCGCCTTCCTGACCGCGGCCTGGATCCACCGCAAGGAGATGGCGCGCGTCGGTCTGGATCCCGACAAGACCTGGGATCTGCTGTTCTCCGCGGTCGTCGGCGGCATCCTGGGTGCGAAGCTCTACTACGTCCTGCTGAACTTCGACCTGGTCCTGGCCGACCCCCGCTTCCTGTTCGCGCGGGGTGGCCTGGTCTGGTACGGCGGCTTCCTGCTGGCCACGCTCCTGGTCGCATTGCACGTGCGCCGGCTGAAGCTGCCCCTTCCGCTGCTGGCCGACCTGACCGCGCCGGCGCTGGCCCTGGCCTACGCGGTGGGGCGCGTCGGCTGCTTCCTGGTGGGGGACGACTACGGTCGCCCGACGGCGTCCTGGGTGGGGGTGCGCTTTCCCGAGGGCGCGCCGCCCACCACGGTCGAGGCCATCGAGCGGACGTTCGGCGTCCAGGTGGATCCGGCCCTGGTGGAGCGCTTCGGCCAGGTCGTGCCGGTCCATCCCACGCAGCTGTACGAGGTCGGGATGTCGCTGCTGATCTTCGCCTTCCTGTGGCGCATCCGCGTGCACCGGCACCGGCCGGGATGGCTCTTCATGGTGTGGCTGGCGCTGGCGGGGGTGGAGCGCTTCGTGGTCGAGATGTTCCGCGTCAAGGACGACCGGTTCTTCGGTCCGCTCACGCTGGCGCAGGTGATCAGCATCGGCTTGCTCGTGACCGGCGTCGTCGGCGCGCTGCGGTTGGCGCGGGGGGCGTCGGCGCGTCCGGCCACGGCCGCGACCTGA